One genomic region from Diachasmimorpha longicaudata isolate KC_UGA_2023 chromosome 18, iyDiaLong2, whole genome shotgun sequence encodes:
- the LOC135170799 gene encoding segmentation polarity homeobox protein engrailed-like has product MSVALAAMETAYGLRLGLGGHPHLFHHLSHQQRSPSPSPSHQPTQGLPFSVVNILRPDFGRDAIRSTSRTSCLPHPSPSPLPRDLTVSGRLSGQSAAVHRDTESLTGSTSPLQRHSTLSRSGSLESLASNRSSVTGSSTGTASLSSAASTIGAESVSGDSIIGSTPQTNTTSAGGQSLWPAWVFCTRYSDRPSSGPRTRRVKRTNDKTLSAEEKRPRTAFSGEQLARLKSEFTENRYLNERRRQQLSRELGLNEAQIKIWFQNKRAKIKKSTGQKNPLALQLMAQGLYNHTTVPVDEEGEEINAGFQH; this is encoded by the exons GCAATGGAGACAGCCTACGGCTTGCGCTTGGGTCTTGGTGGTCATCCCCATCTTTTCCATCATCTCAGCCACCAGCAGCGATCCCCATCGCCAAGTCCTAGCCATCAGCCCACGCAGGGCCTTCCATTCAGTGTTGTCAACATTCTTAGACCCGATTTTGGACGCGACGCAATCAGGTCAACGTCGCGAACGTCGTGTCTGCCTCATCCCAGTCCCtcaccactgccaagggattTGACCGTGTCAGGGAGACTCTCTGGCCAATCAGCCGCGGTACACCGCGATACCGAGTCCCTCACCGGCTCAACATCACCACTTCAAAGGCACTCGACCTTAAGTAGAAGCGGAAGTCTCGAGAGTCTCGCGAGCAACCGCAGCTCCGTAACTGGCTCATCAACCGGAACAGCCTCGTTGTCATCAGCGGCGTCTACCATCGGTGCTGAATCTGTCAGCGGTGATAGCATCATCGGAAGTACCCCACAAACAAATACCACTTCCGCTGGTGGCCAGAGCTTGTGGCCCGCCTGGGTTTTTTGTACACGATACTCTGATCGTCCATCATCAG gGCCCAGAACGAGACGCGTCAAACGCACGAACGATAAAACTCTCTCGGCTGAGGAGAAACGACCGAGGACGGCTTTCAGTGGTGAACAACTGGCCAGGCTCAAGAGCGAATTCACGGAGAATCGGTACCTCAATGAGAGGCGACGACAGCAACTATCCCGAGAGCTCGGACTCAATGAGGCGCAGATCAAAATTTGGTTCCAGAATAAACgggcaaaaattaaaaaatctaccggacaaaaaaatccactcgCTCTGCAACTGATGGCACAGGGACTGTACAATCATACGACAGTGCCTGTTGATGAGGAAGGGGAGGAAATCAACGCTGGCTTCCAGCATTGA